In a genomic window of Thalassotalea piscium:
- a CDS encoding DUF523 domain-containing protein, producing the protein MNKILVSACLLGEKVRYDGNCQRQHHIKLAVWQQQGRIISICPEVSGGLSIPREPAEMQTDGRIITQQRIDVTNEFISGANKALLLCKKYQIRYALLKESSPSCGSNSVYDGTFSGQKIEGMGVTAKLLQAHGIKVFSEQQINELSGLLE; encoded by the coding sequence ATGAATAAAATATTAGTGAGTGCTTGCTTGTTAGGTGAAAAAGTTCGGTATGATGGCAACTGTCAGCGGCAACACCATATAAAGCTAGCTGTTTGGCAGCAACAAGGTCGAATTATTAGTATATGCCCTGAAGTTAGTGGCGGCCTATCAATACCGAGGGAGCCTGCAGAAATGCAGACCGATGGTCGTATTATTACTCAACAGCGTATCGATGTAACTAATGAGTTTATTTCTGGTGCAAATAAGGCGTTGTTATTATGCAAAAAGTATCAGATACGCTACGCGCTATTAAAAGAGTCTAGCCCTTCCTGTGGAAGTAACAGTGTTTATGATGGGACTTTTTCTGGCCAAAAAATTGAAGGAATGGGCGTAACGGCGAAGTTATTACAAGCGCATGGTATAAAAGTGTTTTCTGAGCAGCAAATTAATGAATTAAGTGGATTGCTTGAGTAA
- a CDS encoding tetratricopeptide repeat protein, with protein sequence MKQHTLYCVMVLLSIAVSCRAWTQENSISENIQQVEQLFAKEKEALPADDVVQLANNILQKRHFYSADTTAKVFILLANTAINQGDLGKAMQFAQDGIAIVGINNVLKIDFLLKLTASHYFEGRFHQANEFANEAVVIARQLINVRYLLVALSYSAMSNALIANNLAAHQELQEIKTLLADNEQFNNYLEVIEILALAYLYQQDYDTAKALYNKAIKLRFESGKVASIDRSYYYLAETNLKLNRLDDAYSGFYQAKQEAIKHNLPIRQAFADLGLGKVLLAQNLPEEALQFLLPSKTKLSERSFGAPHMSALIALAKAYDKLENKPLSYEMLNKAASLSQKVEVSFEQLELYDLLADMYVSQSNYKKAIDVYKTQITHYEKHNVQQLFVSQGFTGNVLELQNREIALNVAEQSDVRQSYFAKYQQVKNIVFFLLALLVSVVIIAFYLYLNQRNQRLTNAYEDIEKPDYYIATPSQTKVLYQLNYKKARKFEYTLSVGYLSICNWEELTFRFNKRTVAEVAKTIATLINEYVAEFDTVGLISEGEYLFLSPHQNKQSLQKKLNLIANAINKRFFANLGDFSVKISYAFETPSIQDIDPYIFLSRLSESTRSEHTTFKK encoded by the coding sequence GTGAAACAACATACTTTGTATTGCGTAATGGTGTTGTTGAGTATTGCTGTTAGTTGCCGTGCTTGGACTCAAGAGAATAGTATTAGTGAAAATATTCAGCAAGTTGAACAACTGTTTGCAAAAGAAAAGGAAGCCCTTCCCGCTGATGATGTAGTTCAATTGGCTAATAATATTTTGCAAAAGCGACACTTTTATAGTGCCGACACTACAGCGAAAGTATTTATTTTACTTGCCAATACCGCAATTAATCAGGGTGATCTAGGTAAGGCTATGCAGTTTGCGCAAGATGGTATAGCTATTGTGGGCATAAATAATGTCTTGAAAATAGACTTTTTATTGAAGTTAACAGCAAGCCATTACTTTGAAGGGCGTTTTCACCAAGCAAATGAATTTGCTAACGAAGCTGTGGTAATCGCAAGGCAATTAATAAATGTAAGGTATTTATTAGTGGCTTTAAGCTATAGTGCTATGTCGAACGCGTTAATAGCGAATAACTTGGCTGCCCATCAAGAATTACAAGAAATAAAAACGCTACTTGCAGATAATGAACAGTTCAATAACTACCTTGAAGTTATTGAAATATTGGCATTAGCGTATCTGTATCAACAAGATTACGATACTGCAAAAGCATTATATAACAAAGCAATAAAACTACGGTTTGAATCAGGTAAAGTCGCGTCGATAGATAGAAGCTATTATTATTTAGCAGAAACAAACTTAAAGCTTAATCGGTTAGATGATGCCTACAGTGGTTTTTATCAAGCAAAACAAGAAGCAATAAAACATAACCTGCCAATTCGTCAAGCTTTTGCAGACTTAGGGCTAGGAAAAGTTTTACTCGCGCAAAACTTACCAGAAGAGGCGCTTCAATTCTTACTGCCGTCTAAAACTAAGCTAAGTGAAAGAAGTTTCGGCGCGCCTCATATGTCAGCTTTAATTGCATTAGCTAAAGCGTACGACAAGCTTGAGAATAAACCACTATCGTATGAAATGCTTAATAAAGCAGCAAGTTTATCACAGAAGGTAGAGGTAAGTTTTGAGCAACTTGAGCTTTACGATTTGTTAGCTGATATGTATGTCTCGCAAAGTAATTATAAGAAAGCAATTGATGTATATAAAACGCAGATAACTCATTATGAAAAGCATAATGTTCAGCAGTTATTTGTATCGCAAGGCTTTACAGGTAATGTGCTTGAGCTACAAAATCGTGAAATAGCATTGAATGTTGCTGAACAGTCAGACGTACGTCAGTCTTATTTTGCTAAGTATCAACAAGTAAAGAATATAGTTTTTTTTCTGTTAGCACTATTAGTTAGTGTTGTTATTATTGCGTTTTATCTTTATTTAAATCAGCGAAATCAGCGGTTAACTAATGCTTACGAAGATATAGAAAAGCCAGACTACTATATAGCAACCCCTTCTCAAACCAAGGTGCTTTATCAGTTGAATTATAAAAAAGCACGAAAGTTTGAATATACCTTATCTGTTGGCTATTTATCTATATGTAACTGGGAAGAACTTACCTTTCGGTTTAATAAAAGAACAGTGGCAGAAGTAGCGAAAACTATTGCGACTTTAATTAATGAATATGTTGCTGAGTTTGATACTGTTGGGTTAATTAGTGAGGGCGAATACTTGTTTTTATCTCCTCATCAAAATAAACAAAGCTTACAAAAAAAGTTAAATTTAATTGCTAACGCAATCAATAAACGATTTTTTGCTAATTTGGGTGATTTTTCAGTTAAAATTAGCTACGCATTTGAAACGCCTAGTATTCAGGATATAGATCCTTATATCTTTTTATCTAGATTAAGTGAGTCAACACGATCAGAACATACCACCTTTAAGAAGTAG
- a CDS encoding c-type cytochrome — MKKLTLAIAATVMIASPAFAGDIAAGKAKSATCAACHGAEGISAIPMYPNLAGQKEAYLVKQLKDYKSGARKDPVMSAMAMPLSDEDIANVAAYFASKK; from the coding sequence ATGAAAAAACTTACTTTAGCTATTGCAGCTACAGTGATGATTGCATCTCCTGCTTTTGCTGGCGATATTGCAGCAGGTAAAGCTAAATCAGCAACTTGTGCAGCTTGTCACGGCGCCGAAGGTATTTCGGCAATACCTATGTACCCAAACTTAGCAGGTCAAAAAGAAGCGTACCTTGTTAAGCAATTAAAAGATTATAAGTCAGGTGCTCGTAAAGATCCTGTAATGTCTGCAATGGCAATGCCGTTATCAGACGAAGATATTGCAAATGTTGCTGCATACTTTGCCAGCAAAAAGTAG
- the rarD gene encoding EamA family transporter RarD, with product MTPDQLKLKNQRHGVISAISAYFLWGIAPIYFKLLDSISADEIMIHRVLWSCLLLFIIVVLSGKWRSLVIALKQSPKLILQLTVTALILGVNWFLFIWAVNNDHLLDASLGYYINPLFNVALGMFFLSEKLSKWQLFAVFLAVVGVLIQVIIIGSVPIISLALAGTFGIYGLLRKRMAVDTFIGLLIESAVMLPIAVTYWYFFAASSTSNLFDNPASLNISLILAGVVTTAPLLCFTAAAKRLTLSSLGFFQYLGPSIMFLLATFYYQEPLSTAKLITFAFIWVALVIYSIDSLNAHKKRKRLA from the coding sequence ATGACACCCGATCAACTTAAACTAAAAAACCAACGCCACGGTGTTATTAGTGCGATTAGCGCATACTTTCTTTGGGGCATTGCACCTATTTACTTCAAGTTACTTGATAGTATTAGCGCAGATGAAATTATGATTCATCGTGTGCTATGGTCATGCTTGTTACTCTTCATTATTGTAGTATTGTCGGGCAAGTGGCGTTCATTAGTAATAGCGCTTAAACAGTCACCAAAGCTTATACTACAACTTACCGTTACTGCATTAATTTTAGGTGTAAATTGGTTTTTATTCATTTGGGCTGTTAATAACGATCATTTATTAGATGCAAGCTTAGGCTATTACATTAACCCATTATTTAATGTTGCCCTCGGTATGTTTTTCTTAAGCGAAAAACTGAGTAAATGGCAACTTTTTGCTGTTTTTTTAGCGGTAGTAGGTGTGCTAATTCAAGTCATTATCATTGGTTCCGTTCCAATTATTTCGTTAGCGTTAGCGGGTACTTTTGGTATATATGGTTTATTACGAAAAAGAATGGCTGTAGATACTTTTATCGGCTTACTTATTGAGTCTGCGGTAATGCTACCCATTGCCGTTACTTACTGGTACTTTTTTGCCGCTAGCAGTACTAGCAACCTGTTCGATAACCCAGCATCACTAAACATTAGTTTAATATTGGCTGGAGTCGTTACTACTGCACCATTACTATGTTTTACTGCCGCAGCAAAACGATTAACTCTCTCAAGCTTAGGCTTTTTTCAATATTTAGGACCAAGTATTATGTTTTTACTTGCCACTTTCTATTATCAAGAGCCTTTATCAACAGCTAAGTTAATTACATTTGCCTTTATTTGGGTGGCACTTGTTATCTATAGTATTGACTCATTGAATGCACACAAGAAAAGAAAGCGATTAGCTTAA
- a CDS encoding thioesterase family protein, whose product MDNALVLKQMQKFWNNDMPFNQLLGLHITKFSPDKSEVRFSWQEQLVGNPMQKILHGGVTATALDLVGGVVAAANIIAQLEDLSPNSIEQSLRKLSTIDLRTDFLLPGRGEEFIATAVIIRSGSKVAVARMELHNEKNDHIAFGTGTYMVG is encoded by the coding sequence ATGGATAACGCATTAGTACTTAAGCAGATGCAAAAATTTTGGAATAATGATATGCCATTTAATCAACTACTTGGCTTGCATATCACCAAATTTAGCCCTGACAAATCTGAAGTTAGATTTTCATGGCAAGAACAATTAGTCGGCAATCCTATGCAAAAAATTCTCCATGGAGGTGTTACCGCAACGGCGTTAGACTTAGTTGGCGGTGTAGTTGCTGCTGCAAATATTATTGCACAACTTGAAGATCTCTCTCCTAATAGTATTGAACAAAGCCTTCGTAAACTCAGTACAATTGATTTACGTACTGATTTTTTACTGCCGGGTCGAGGCGAAGAATTTATTGCAACAGCGGTGATTATTCGAAGTGGCAGTAAAGTTGCGGTAGCTAGAATGGAATTGCACAATGAAAAGAATGATCATATTGCTTTTGGCACAGGTACCTATATGGTTGGTTAA
- a CDS encoding response regulator: MAEKLLVVEDSKAIARVIQKIGESLNYEVTVAGSMAELKDILEDNVDFFVATIDYSLPDAPNGEAIEYVLSHHIPGVVMTGVMDDVTRQKILAQPVIDYIPKENGQAYMYLKRILYWQRKNNKISVLVVDDSRSARLHIADLLKRRNFTVHIAENGIEALEVLEKHPSIKMVVTDLEMPEMDGIELTNEIRRRFNRDLLAIIGVSGAEYGSNTARFIKNGADDFLRKPFCPEEFYCRITQNIENLANIEQIQKVAFTDYLTELPNRRAFFQQAEGCITRYRSKQAEFCLVMMDIDFFKKVNDTYGHNAGDHVLKMLALYLRKHFGTGLIARLGGEEFAVLIEGQSKQQLCAKLNDFRKEISEKTITYEKDAINFTISIGVVFNSTELLAKQMSLADEALYFAKENGRNQIKVADTL, encoded by the coding sequence ATGGCAGAAAAGCTTTTAGTTGTTGAAGACAGTAAAGCGATTGCTCGAGTAATACAAAAAATCGGGGAGTCGTTAAACTACGAAGTAACCGTTGCTGGAAGTATGGCAGAGCTTAAAGATATCTTAGAAGACAACGTAGATTTTTTTGTAGCAACGATTGATTACTCTTTACCTGACGCACCTAACGGCGAAGCTATTGAATATGTACTCTCACATCATATTCCTGGCGTTGTAATGACAGGAGTTATGGACGATGTTACTCGTCAAAAAATTCTTGCCCAGCCGGTTATCGACTATATTCCTAAAGAAAATGGTCAAGCCTACATGTATTTAAAACGTATACTGTACTGGCAAAGAAAAAACAATAAAATCAGTGTGCTAGTAGTTGACGACTCGCGCTCAGCGCGTTTACATATTGCAGACTTATTAAAAAGACGTAACTTTACGGTGCATATTGCTGAAAATGGTATTGAAGCGCTCGAGGTTTTAGAAAAACACCCATCGATAAAAATGGTAGTAACTGATCTAGAAATGCCCGAGATGGATGGGATTGAATTAACTAATGAGATACGACGACGTTTCAATCGGGATCTACTTGCAATAATTGGTGTTTCAGGTGCTGAATATGGATCTAACACGGCCCGCTTTATTAAAAATGGTGCTGACGATTTTTTAAGAAAACCTTTTTGCCCAGAAGAGTTTTATTGTCGAATTACCCAAAATATTGAAAACTTAGCTAATATAGAGCAAATTCAAAAAGTAGCATTTACTGACTATTTAACAGAGTTACCAAACCGCAGAGCCTTTTTTCAACAAGCAGAAGGATGTATTACGAGATACCGCAGTAAACAAGCTGAATTTTGTTTAGTAATGATGGATATTGATTTCTTTAAAAAAGTAAATGATACCTATGGACACAATGCCGGTGACCATGTGCTAAAAATGCTAGCTTTATATTTAAGAAAACATTTTGGTACAGGATTAATTGCTCGGTTAGGTGGTGAAGAATTTGCTGTGTTAATTGAAGGGCAAAGTAAGCAGCAGCTTTGCGCTAAGCTTAACGATTTTCGTAAAGAAATATCCGAGAAAACAATAACATATGAAAAGGATGCGATAAATTTTACTATCAGCATTGGAGTTGTTTTTAATAGCACTGAATTATTAGCTAAACAAATGAGCCTTGCCGATGAAGCATTGTATTTCGCAAAAGAAAATGGGCGTAATCAAATTAAAGTGGCTGATACGCTCTAA
- the recQ gene encoding DNA helicase RecQ, which translates to MSALSLKTSHSSLLNALQHFFGYSSFRFGQEKIIEQVMSGKDSLVLMPTGGGKSLCYQLPAALLPGITIVISPLIALMKDQVDSLNRQGISAAFINSSLTNEEINSIFQRLAEGEIKLLYLAPERLKSRYFLESLHSLPISLFAIDEAHCISQWGHDFRPAYTQLYCLKQQFPTIPILALTATADVTTRKDILMQLQLHQPNIHIDSFDRPNIRLTMADKYNGIQQAIGYIKKRGVESGIIYCNSRWQVENLAKALASAGINCAAYHAGLESEIRNNVQDNFAKDNIQVVVATIAFGLGINKLNVRYVIHFDPPRTLESYYQEIGRAGRDGLAAEALFLYDDKDVQRIIKRINDSDDESRVDVEMQRFQTMQGFIDAQTCRRQVVLNYFAEYTDKSCGNCDICLDPPTLFDGTVAAQKILSCVYRIEQQGNIDYLIQVIRGELNGQVKANAHDQVSTFGIGRDKTPGYWHAIIRQLIHLGYLQQDIANQSTLCLTQAARGVLTGNSILMLAAPRLQKASYWQRNKQVKNNYDRKLFIKLRELRKTIADVEDIAPYIVFNDATLAELASAKPVNSAQFLRISGVGDTKLSRYGKPFIEVIQEHLNA; encoded by the coding sequence TTGTCTGCGCTTTCATTAAAAACATCTCACTCTTCATTGTTGAATGCATTACAGCATTTTTTTGGTTATTCAAGTTTTCGCTTTGGCCAAGAAAAAATTATTGAACAGGTAATGTCAGGTAAAGACAGCTTAGTACTAATGCCTACAGGCGGTGGAAAATCGCTATGTTATCAACTCCCAGCGGCGCTGCTTCCAGGAATAACTATTGTTATCTCGCCATTAATTGCTTTAATGAAAGATCAGGTTGATAGTTTAAATAGGCAAGGGATTTCAGCAGCATTTATCAATTCAAGTTTAACTAACGAAGAGATTAACTCTATCTTTCAGCGACTTGCTGAGGGTGAAATTAAATTATTGTATTTAGCTCCAGAGCGCCTCAAAAGCCGTTATTTTCTTGAGAGTTTGCATAGCTTACCGATCAGCCTATTTGCAATTGATGAGGCACATTGTATTTCACAATGGGGCCATGACTTTCGTCCTGCTTACACTCAACTATATTGTTTAAAGCAACAGTTTCCTACTATTCCAATTTTGGCGTTAACGGCGACAGCCGACGTGACAACACGCAAAGATATTTTAATGCAGTTGCAACTTCATCAGCCTAATATTCATATTGATAGTTTCGATCGCCCTAATATTCGCTTAACGATGGCAGACAAATATAACGGTATTCAACAAGCGATTGGTTATATCAAGAAGCGTGGTGTAGAAAGCGGTATTATTTATTGTAATAGCCGTTGGCAAGTTGAAAACCTAGCAAAAGCACTAGCATCAGCTGGAATTAATTGTGCGGCTTATCATGCAGGTTTAGAAAGTGAAATTAGAAATAATGTTCAAGACAATTTCGCTAAAGATAATATTCAGGTTGTCGTTGCAACTATTGCTTTTGGTCTGGGAATTAATAAGTTAAACGTTAGGTATGTTATTCATTTTGATCCCCCGAGAACATTAGAGTCTTACTATCAAGAAATTGGTAGAGCTGGCAGAGACGGCTTAGCTGCAGAAGCATTATTTCTTTATGACGACAAAGATGTACAACGGATTATAAAACGTATTAATGACAGTGATGACGAAAGCCGAGTAGACGTAGAAATGCAGCGTTTTCAAACAATGCAAGGGTTTATCGATGCGCAAACCTGTAGGCGGCAAGTCGTACTAAATTACTTTGCGGAGTACACTGACAAATCGTGCGGTAACTGTGATATTTGTCTTGATCCACCGACCTTGTTTGACGGCACAGTCGCTGCTCAAAAAATACTTTCCTGTGTATATCGTATCGAACAACAGGGAAATATTGACTATCTAATCCAAGTTATTCGTGGCGAACTTAATGGGCAAGTTAAAGCTAATGCGCATGATCAAGTGTCAACGTTTGGTATTGGTCGTGATAAAACCCCAGGGTATTGGCATGCCATTATCAGGCAGCTTATACATTTGGGGTACTTACAGCAAGATATTGCCAACCAATCAACGCTATGTTTAACTCAGGCGGCACGCGGTGTATTAACCGGTAATAGTATATTGATGCTTGCTGCACCACGTTTACAAAAAGCAAGCTACTGGCAACGCAATAAGCAAGTTAAGAATAACTATGACAGGAAGCTATTTATTAAATTAAGAGAGTTGCGTAAAACAATTGCCGATGTTGAAGACATTGCCCCGTATATTGTTTTTAATGATGCAACCTTAGCTGAACTTGCAAGTGCCAAACCTGTGAATTCAGCACAGTTTTTAAGAATTAGTGGTGTTGGAGATACCAAGCTTTCTCGTTATGGCAAGCCGTTTATTGAGGTTATTCAAGAGCATTTGAATGCTTAA
- a CDS encoding GGDEF domain-containing protein gives MKYHDSVKQAEQKLSLAIKQLQEWGLPATPINYAVSYEFINGQNTTLSALINQQLALDKPLDNFFMDEIYRQVILGAEQFRDEIITDIENIVDQVKQSCRKTTHHADTFINTVDKHSEQLCSQDEQQIKQALVDIGTASRQFKLQQEKLNQQLQDSKKQTLSLKNELQEIRKDIYLDPLTGLYNRKALNKHIAGWIKEDPNKSLAAIVINVDKLQQVTTDFGHIISDILLSKIANKVISYVGESGLPVRSGGNEFTVLLPEIECSVATEIAEKIRQGVERLRFVSSKTGSRLPKMTISLAVSTLDLNKNVHSVLNKTSALVAKMQKSSQYNQIAVTS, from the coding sequence ATGAAATACCATGACTCAGTAAAACAGGCCGAACAAAAACTATCGCTCGCAATAAAGCAGTTGCAAGAATGGGGCTTGCCAGCAACTCCAATAAATTATGCGGTAAGTTACGAATTTATTAATGGCCAAAACACTACATTATCCGCACTCATTAATCAGCAGCTTGCACTAGATAAACCGCTTGATAATTTTTTTATGGATGAAATATATCGACAGGTTATTTTAGGCGCTGAACAGTTTCGAGACGAAATAATTACCGATATCGAAAATATTGTTGATCAAGTAAAACAAAGCTGTAGAAAAACCACACACCATGCAGATACCTTTATTAACACTGTAGATAAACATTCTGAACAACTTTGTTCTCAAGATGAGCAACAAATAAAACAGGCACTTGTGGATATAGGGACAGCTTCTAGACAATTTAAATTACAACAAGAAAAGCTCAATCAGCAACTACAAGATTCCAAAAAGCAAACCTTATCACTTAAGAATGAATTGCAGGAAATTCGTAAAGACATTTACTTAGACCCTTTAACTGGCCTATATAATCGTAAAGCACTTAATAAACATATTGCAGGCTGGATTAAAGAGGACCCTAACAAAAGCTTAGCTGCAATAGTAATTAATGTTGATAAGTTACAGCAAGTCACAACAGATTTTGGTCACATAATCAGTGATATTTTATTATCAAAAATTGCCAACAAGGTGATTAGTTATGTAGGTGAAAGCGGATTACCGGTTCGCTCTGGCGGCAACGAATTTACAGTTTTATTGCCAGAAATTGAATGCTCTGTAGCTACCGAAATAGCTGAAAAGATTCGACAAGGTGTAGAGCGGTTAAGGTTTGTTAGTAGTAAAACAGGTAGTCGCTTACCCAAAATGACGATTTCTCTCGCTGTAAGCACCCTAGACTTAAACAAAAACGTTCATAGTGTGCTAAATAAAACTAGCGCCTTAGTAGCCAAAATGCAAAAAAGCTCACAGTATAATCAAATAGCTGTAACATCTTAA
- the uvrD gene encoding DNA helicase II, translated as MDVSQLLDDLNDKQRDVVAAPLQNMLVLAGAGSGKTRVLVQRIAWLMKVEHASPHSILAVTFTNKAAAEMRSRVEQVAGGNVHGMWIGTFHGLAHRLLRMHFQEAKLPQSFQVLDSDDQLRLVKRIIRSLNLDEKRWPAKQMQWYINGKKDEGLRPKHIDPQFDETEEVFVKVYKAYQDACDRAGLVDFAELLLRAHELWLHNPELLAHYQQRFRHVLVDEFQDTNAIQYAWLTLLGQSKSKVMIVGDDDQSIYGWRGARIENIQRFLTDFENAQTIRLEQNYRSTANILNAANKLIANNNNRLGKELWTEDDAGEKISIYTAFNEIDEARFIAGRIDEWRTNNGSLDDVAILYRSNAQSRLLEEALIQARLPYRIYGGLRFFERQEIKDALAYLRLINNRDDDAAFERVINTPTRGIGNTTLALVRDAARSLKLTMWQTCQQMLAQEQLKGRSAKVILQFIQLIDQLEDDAANLDLDQQANFVIQHSGLKAMYQAEKGERAQARIENLNELVTACQTYEMEPELEEEQTKLTGFLTHAALESGESQADEYEPAVQLMTMHSAKGLEFPLVFIAGLEEGMFPSQQSVEEIGRLEEERRLCYVGMTRAMEKLYLCHAESRRLYGQEKFHPPSRFLKELPDECVEDIRMRNQVSKPSTTGRFSNTITLETFENTGFKLGQSVVHQKFGEGVVLNYEGSGAQSRIQVNFTDVGSKWLVVAYANLKAV; from the coding sequence ATGGATGTTTCTCAACTTTTAGATGATTTAAATGACAAACAACGTGATGTTGTTGCAGCACCCTTACAAAATATGTTGGTGCTTGCTGGCGCGGGGAGTGGAAAGACCCGTGTATTAGTACAACGTATCGCTTGGTTAATGAAGGTTGAACATGCATCTCCTCATAGTATTTTAGCGGTTACATTTACTAATAAGGCAGCTGCTGAAATGCGCTCTAGAGTTGAGCAAGTGGCAGGCGGTAATGTACATGGCATGTGGATAGGTACGTTTCATGGGTTAGCACACCGTTTATTACGTATGCATTTTCAAGAGGCAAAACTACCTCAGAGTTTTCAAGTATTAGACTCAGATGACCAATTGCGCTTGGTTAAACGTATTATTCGTTCGTTAAACCTAGATGAGAAGCGTTGGCCAGCTAAGCAAATGCAATGGTATATCAATGGCAAAAAAGATGAAGGACTGCGTCCAAAACATATTGATCCCCAGTTTGACGAAACTGAAGAAGTTTTTGTTAAAGTGTATAAAGCCTATCAGGATGCGTGTGATCGTGCTGGCCTGGTTGACTTTGCCGAGTTGCTGCTAAGAGCACATGAATTATGGTTACATAACCCTGAGCTATTAGCCCATTATCAGCAGCGTTTTCGTCATGTGTTGGTTGATGAATTTCAAGACACTAACGCTATTCAATACGCGTGGTTAACTTTGCTCGGGCAATCAAAAAGTAAAGTAATGATAGTTGGAGATGATGACCAGTCTATTTATGGCTGGCGTGGTGCTCGTATTGAAAATATCCAACGCTTTTTAACCGATTTTGAGAATGCACAAACCATTCGCCTAGAACAAAATTACCGCTCTACAGCTAATATTTTGAATGCTGCAAACAAATTAATCGCTAATAATAATAATCGTTTAGGTAAAGAGTTATGGACCGAAGATGATGCAGGCGAAAAAATCTCTATTTATACTGCGTTTAATGAAATAGATGAAGCGCGTTTTATTGCAGGGCGCATAGATGAATGGCGAACCAACAATGGTTCATTAGACGATGTTGCCATTTTATATCGCAGTAATGCACAATCACGTTTACTAGAAGAGGCTTTAATACAAGCTCGGTTACCTTACCGAATTTACGGGGGATTACGCTTTTTTGAACGTCAAGAAATTAAAGATGCACTTGCTTACTTACGCTTAATTAATAATAGAGATGATGATGCGGCCTTTGAACGAGTTATTAACACGCCTACTCGGGGCATTGGCAACACCACATTAGCTTTAGTGCGAGACGCTGCAAGAAGTTTAAAGCTTACGATGTGGCAAACTTGTCAGCAAATGTTAGCGCAAGAACAATTAAAAGGTAGAAGCGCCAAAGTTATTTTGCAATTTATTCAACTGATTGATCAGCTTGAAGATGATGCTGCAAATTTAGACTTAGACCAACAAGCTAATTTTGTTATTCAGCATAGTGGCCTAAAAGCAATGTATCAAGCGGAGAAAGGTGAGCGAGCACAAGCTCGAATTGAAAACTTAAATGAATTAGTCACCGCGTGTCAAACTTATGAAATGGAGCCTGAGCTTGAAGAGGAGCAAACTAAATTAACTGGATTTTTAACGCATGCTGCACTAGAGTCAGGAGAGTCACAAGCCGATGAATATGAACCGGCAGTGCAGTTAATGACGATGCATTCGGCAAAAGGTTTAGAATTTCCTTTAGTATTTATTGCAGGGCTAGAAGAAGGTATGTTTCCTTCGCAGCAGTCAGTAGAGGAAATTGGACGCTTAGAAGAAGAAAGACGCTTATGCTATGTAGGTATGACTAGAGCGATGGAAAAGCTTTACCTTTGTCATGCTGAAAGTCGACGATTATATGGCCAAGAGAAGTTTCATCCGCCGAGTCGCTTTTTAAAAGAGTTACCTGATGAATGTGTAGAAGATATTAGAATGCGTAACCAAGTATCTAAACCAAGTACTACAGGGCGATTTTCAAACACCATAACCCTAGAAACATTTGAAAATACGGGGTTTAAGTTGGGGCAATCAGTAGTGCATCAAAAATTTGGTGAGGGGGTTGTGCTAAACTATGAAGGGAGTGGAGCACAAAGTAGAATTCAAGTGAATTTTACAGACGTAGGTAGTAAGTGGCTAGTAGTCGCCTATGCTAATCTTAAGGCAGTATAA